CAGCCTCATGTAAATAACTTTCTGTTAATGTTTACAGTTCCGTGACTGATAATTACCAGCGATTTTACTGAGTTCTGGCGATTATCCCGTTTGTCGGCATCGAAGTCAGGGTCACTCATTAAAAGTTTCAGCACTTGCGTGTGACCCTTTTCAGCGGCCACGTGAGCTGGAGTCTGTCCCTCCTTGTTGGTAATATTGGGACTGATCAATTTCAGCAGAAACATCACCACATCCGCTTGGTTGTGAGACGCTGCGGCATGAAGGAGTGTGCATCTGGTCTTGCTTCTCCTCACAGCTGCTCCTGTGTCTTGAATCAGTTCCTGCATTCTTGCCAAGTCTCCATTTTCCACTGCCTTGAAGAGCTCAGCCTAAAAAGTAATGATTTGTTAAACCTTCATAGGTATTGTGAAGTCCTAAGGCATAAAATATCTAATATAAGAGCATTTACATCTACTTGCTACACATTCACATTACCTTTAACTTAAAGATGTGAAGTGATGAATGGTTAGCGATGCGTTTAACTAATTTACTTGTTACACTTCTGGTATTAATGCAGATTTTGGATGGAGTGtttattctcttcatcttcttgacATTAACTTTCGATAACTTTGACTTCACTGAAGATTTCCTCTTTCTAGCAAGTGATTTTGGGGGCAAAGACATAGAGGACATTTTCGAAGTCCTTTTGGGATCTAAAGGACAGTTACTTTTTCCACAAATTGAACATTTGTCATCCCTACCAAAATAGTCCTTTGCTGGTGTCTGAGAATTCAGTGTTGTTGATGACGGACTTCTGAAAACCGCAGTTTTAGGTTTTTCATTTTTAGCATCTGCAGAGAATGCAGTTTGCTGTTCCTCATCTGCAGAGAATGCAGTTTGCTGTTCCTCATCTGCAGAGAATGCAGTTTGCTGTTCCTCAGGTTGAGACGAAAGAGTCTGAGGTGTGTTCTGTGGTTCCTCAGTTGTAGCAGATTTTTCACTGATCATTTCTGATGCAATATCGATCAGTATGTCTTGTGTTACTGGTGTCattatatcttcctctcccttctctgctgTATCAGTTTCCTGCAGACAGACCTTTAGTCTCTTCTCTACTGGATATCCTGATCCTTCCTCAACTGATAGGTTCTTGGACCTCTTCAGTGAAAATTCATCACGTTGAGATCGACTTGACGAATTCCTTGATATAGCTTCTAATTCTCCATCAGGAATAAGATCTGAAGATTTTTCTTTGGTCATTTTAGCCTCAGATATCATTACTTTTTCTGGTTCTTGATCTTCTGACGAATCTTCAATACGTGAAATCCCTGATGTTACTGTTGATTCTGTCATAGTTCCTTCTGTTGCAGTCTCAAGTGGTATGTCTCGTGTTACTGGTGTCATAATAGCTGGTGAAGTAGTACATTGCTTTTCTTGATCTACAATACCAGTTTCCTGTGGAGAGATTTTTGTTCTTTCCTCCAGTGGATCTCCAGATTTTCCTTCAAATGACAGGTCCCTGGAAATCTTCTGTGTGAAATCATCAGGCTGGGTTTGACATGAGTTTCTTGATGAAACCTCCAATTCCTCTGTTGAAATATCTGCATTTGCACTGAACTCTT
The DNA window shown above is from Penaeus vannamei isolate JL-2024 chromosome 29, ASM4276789v1, whole genome shotgun sequence and carries:
- the LOC113812617 gene encoding uncharacterized protein, giving the protein MSDKTPPYIPEDSLPLEEETGFQPSKVVRGNSFFCQSLLRELSENSLILLSKNKETDEGSVNSPNYSSKCTENSDVTPDLLCQLMRRQSNGTKTSTSEKMFDLPSNKRLGNLPTGLLEETLNEMPPDFPVKEFSANADISTEELEVSSRNSCQTQPDDFTQKISRDLSFEGKSGDPLEERTKISPQETGIVDQEKQCTTSPAIMTPVTRDIPLETATEGTMTESTVTSGISRIEDSSEDQEPEKVMISEAKMTKEKSSDLIPDGELEAISRNSSSRSQRDEFSLKRSKNLSVEEGSGYPVEKRLKVCLQETDTAEKGEEDIMTPVTQDILIDIASEMISEKSATTEEPQNTPQTLSSQPEEQQTAFSADEEQQTAFSADEEQQTAFSADAKNEKPKTAVFRSPSSTTLNSQTPAKDYFGRDDKCSICGKSNCPLDPKRTSKMSSMSLPPKSLARKRKSSVKSKLSKVNVKKMKRINTPSKICINTRSVTSKLVKRIANHSSLHIFKLKAELFKAVENGDLARMQELIQDTGAAVRRSKTRCTLLHAAASHNQADVVMFLLKLISPNITNKEGQTPAHVAAEKGHTQVLKLLMSDPDFDADKRDNRQNSVKSLLGSHLFKAVLEGSKREAERLLAVGADPDSHGGKLVDGLLARELGVTTPRLLANALNMDSIAAMFAKKTRNVNKETVLTSSPTSAVLNASELKVSTRQFNVRQATTIQGGADVYKMDKEARGFVRFFNFSCFKDRSDLNLQQLDYDARTMSDVFDKMEYMCKTHSSLTAQQTKEVLKNIRNADVLTDVGCAIFVISGYGVNGGKILTSDMQCVDTDYILNLFKDSECPQLRNKPKLFIFNLFKTSEAITTPSSESPKVVRLADPLKDMACIYSSSIGLDSVPNGKGTSFSWSLCRALADHSAEQELGDLYREFLKEYSKSSPSSSPELRYFGFTKKFFFH